From the Hevea brasiliensis isolate MT/VB/25A 57/8 chromosome 15, ASM3005281v1, whole genome shotgun sequence genome, one window contains:
- the LOC110670367 gene encoding uncharacterized protein LOC110670367 isoform X1, whose translation MLQDLVMGISKTEVNLRRLLAAAPQQQNKAKLIHYVATLREQLEQLAEERNPDGLPRVSKAKVNDYSEKIEAIATRIAAPLPHVLVSEKSDAGSSAKESPKADGETHFPSSPGLRRRFVSSSNIDDRTHDLNQVHTSAPVKLDTAAKAHIEKHRKLQEDLTDEMVGLAQQLKESSLMMSQSLQNTEKILDSTEKAVEQSLASTGRANVRALEVYSKTSKTTCFTWLVIFLMTCIFIMVVLLIRVT comes from the exons ATGCTACAGGATCTTGTTATGGGAATCAGTAAAACAGAAGTAAACTTAAGGAGGTTGCTTGCAGCTGCACCTCAGCAACAAAATAAAGCAAAACTTATACAT TATGTTGCTACTTTACGGGAACAATTGGAACAATTGGCTGAAGAAAGAAATCCAGATGGCTTACCTAG AGTTTCAAAGGCTAAGGTGAATGATTATTCTGAGAAGATTGAAGCCATTGCTACCAGAATAGCTGCACCATTG CCTCATGTTTTGGTATCTGAAAAGTCTGATGCTGGGAGTTCTGCAAAAGAAAGTCCTAAAGCAGATGGAGAAACTCACTTCCCCTCTTCTCCAGGCTTGAGAAGAAGATTTGT GTCATCGTCAAATATTGATGACAGAACTCATGACCTAAATCAGGTTCATACATCAGCGCCTGTCAAACTGGATACTGCAGCAAAAGCACACATTGAGAAGCACAG AAAGCTTCAGGAGGATTTGACTGATGAAATGGTCGGGTTGGCACAGCAACTCAAAGAAAGTAGTCTCATGATGAGTCAGTCCCTGCAAAATACTGAAAAG ATACTTGATTCTACGGAGAAGGCTGTTGAGCAGAGCTTGGCTAGCACTGGTCGTGCCAATGTACGAGCCTTGGAGGTATACTCAAAAACTTCCAAGACCACATGCTTCACATGGCTTGTGATTTTTCTAATGACATGTATTTTCATCATGGTTGTGCTCCTAATTCGTGTCACTTGA
- the LOC110670367 gene encoding uncharacterized protein LOC110670367 isoform X2: MGISKTEVNLRRLLAAAPQQQNKAKLIHYVATLREQLEQLAEERNPDGLPRVSKAKVNDYSEKIEAIATRIAAPLPHVLVSEKSDAGSSAKESPKADGETHFPSSPGLRRRFVSSSNIDDRTHDLNQVHTSAPVKLDTAAKAHIEKHRKLQEDLTDEMVGLAQQLKESSLMMSQSLQNTEKILDSTEKAVEQSLASTGRANVRALEVYSKTSKTTCFTWLVIFLMTCIFIMVVLLIRVT; encoded by the exons ATGGGAATCAGTAAAACAGAAGTAAACTTAAGGAGGTTGCTTGCAGCTGCACCTCAGCAACAAAATAAAGCAAAACTTATACAT TATGTTGCTACTTTACGGGAACAATTGGAACAATTGGCTGAAGAAAGAAATCCAGATGGCTTACCTAG AGTTTCAAAGGCTAAGGTGAATGATTATTCTGAGAAGATTGAAGCCATTGCTACCAGAATAGCTGCACCATTG CCTCATGTTTTGGTATCTGAAAAGTCTGATGCTGGGAGTTCTGCAAAAGAAAGTCCTAAAGCAGATGGAGAAACTCACTTCCCCTCTTCTCCAGGCTTGAGAAGAAGATTTGT GTCATCGTCAAATATTGATGACAGAACTCATGACCTAAATCAGGTTCATACATCAGCGCCTGTCAAACTGGATACTGCAGCAAAAGCACACATTGAGAAGCACAG AAAGCTTCAGGAGGATTTGACTGATGAAATGGTCGGGTTGGCACAGCAACTCAAAGAAAGTAGTCTCATGATGAGTCAGTCCCTGCAAAATACTGAAAAG ATACTTGATTCTACGGAGAAGGCTGTTGAGCAGAGCTTGGCTAGCACTGGTCGTGCCAATGTACGAGCCTTGGAGGTATACTCAAAAACTTCCAAGACCACATGCTTCACATGGCTTGTGATTTTTCTAATGACATGTATTTTCATCATGGTTGTGCTCCTAATTCGTGTCACTTGA